In one window of Megalopta genalis isolate 19385.01 chromosome 4, iyMegGena1_principal, whole genome shotgun sequence DNA:
- the LOC117223716 gene encoding uncharacterized protein LOC117223716 isoform X4: protein MKTQPFHLERWMPILKKYQVELPLECPFHESRDIFRPQQRAKHQHRPSQWTCGLCGKSFYAEKHLDAHFDNRHKSNVNTAEDAVCLADYCDIMRCDVLGNRDFESSLVDDEAGHHSTDIQVWKENTEQRSTSVIECNLRSLSRTYPVEKSCTMSGGGAVRNIQQYCHREDSGALENHRLPGTAYYVEIAGPDNKSNACDNEEEEEDEDDEDDEENLVEAALPAVDKKQRRKSLHLRKLKSNCKPEELQKLKLQCEILVRDCIAGLLTNLSVRDFQEIEGELNRAICWYLSCDRYWEDTKRQQRHTPWYLLTIFLTILSTSIYACYYVIWVLFNSADEDRLDGTGSLDYHDGDLAAAASLHDPSGPGEGRSSERRKCEPGDEKLPGSSEDMPDHYIYVSYPPELKRRLLESDPPAYSCYNRTTRL from the exons ATGAAGACCCAACCCTTTCATCTCGAG AGATGGATGCCCATCCTGAAGAAGTATCAGGTAGAGCTGCCGCTCGAGTGCCCGTTCCACGAGAGCCGAGACATTTTCCGGCCGCAGCAGAGGGCCAAACACCAGCACAGACCGTCGCAATGGACCTGCGGACTATGCGGCAAGTCGTTCTACGCGGAGAAACACCTGGATGCCCACTTCGATAACAGACACAAGAGCAACGTTAACACG GCGGAGGATGCGGTGTGCCTGGCGGACTACTGCGACATCATGCGTTGCGACGTCCTCGGGAACCGCGACTTCGAGAGCTCGTTGGTGGACGACGAGGCGGGACATCACAGCACGGACATCCAGGTGTGGAAGGAGAACACGGAGCAACGTTCGACCTCTGTGATCGAGTGCAACCTGCGCAGCCTGTCGAGGACGTACCCGGTCGAAAAATCCTGCACGATGTCCGGCGGCGGGGCCGTCAGGAACATCCAGCAGTACTGTCACCGCGAAGACAGCGGGGCCCTCGAAAATCACCGGCTGCCAGGGACGGCGTATTACGTGGAGATCGCTGGTccggacaacaagagcaacgccTGCGAcaacgaggaggaggaggaggacgaggacgacgaagacgacgaagaGAACCTGGTCGAAGCCGCGTTACCAGCCGTCGACAAGAAACAGAGGCGCAAGAGTCTGCACCTGAGGAAGCTCAAGTCCAACTGCAAGCCTGAGGAGCTGCAGAAGCTCAAGCTGCAGTGCGAA ATACTGGTCCGCGACTGTATCGCCGGGCTTTTGACGAATCTCTCGGTGCGGGACTTTCAAGAAATCGAAG GGGAGCTAAATCGCGCGATATGCTGGTATCTCAGCTGCGACAGGTACTGGGAGGACACGAAGAGGCAACAGAGGCACACACCTTGGTACCTGCTCACTATTTTTCTGACTATTCTGTCCACGTCGATTTATGCATGCTACTATGTCATCTGGGTCCTGTTCAA CTCCGCGGACGAAGACAGGCTGGACGGAACCGGAAGTCTGGACTATCACGACGGAGATCTAGCTGCTGCTGCGTCGCTGCACGATCCGAGTGGTCCTGGGGAGGGTAGGTCGAGCGAAAGGAGAAAATGTGAACCCGGGGATGAGAAGCTGCCTGGCTCGAGCGAGGACATGCCCGACCATTACATTTACGTATCCTACCCGCCAGAGCTAAAGCGGCGATTACTGGAGAG TGATCCACCTGCTTACAGCTGCTACAACAGAACCACTCGACTCTGA
- the LOC117223716 gene encoding uncharacterized protein LOC117223716 isoform X1, which translates to MKTQPFHLEVLIVLLLSVIPWPGPSVFKISCPRDRASVVRRIVQKRWMPILKKYQVELPLECPFHESRDIFRPQQRAKHQHRPSQWTCGLCGKSFYAEKHLDAHFDNRHKSNVNTAEDAVCLADYCDIMRCDVLGNRDFESSLVDDEAGHHSTDIQVWKENTEQRSTSVIECNLRSLSRTYPVEKSCTMSGGGAVRNIQQYCHREDSGALENHRLPGTAYYVEIAGPDNKSNACDNEEEEEDEDDEDDEENLVEAALPAVDKKQRRKSLHLRKLKSNCKPEELQKLKLQCEILVRDCIAGLLTNLSVRDFQEIEGELNRAICWYLSCDRYWEDTKRQQRHTPWYLLTIFLTILSTSIYACYYVIWVLFNSADEDRLDGTGSLDYHDGDLAAAASLHDPSGPGEGRSSERRKCEPGDEKLPGSSEDMPDHYIYVSYPPELKRRLLESDPPAYSCYNRTTRL; encoded by the exons ATGAAGACCCAACCCTTTCATCTCGAG GTATTGATAGTGTTACTCTTGTCCGTAATCCCCTGGCCAGGACCCAGCGTCTTTAAAATATCATGCCCCCGCGATCGAGCGTCCGTGGTGAGAAGGATAGTCCAGAAG AGATGGATGCCCATCCTGAAGAAGTATCAGGTAGAGCTGCCGCTCGAGTGCCCGTTCCACGAGAGCCGAGACATTTTCCGGCCGCAGCAGAGGGCCAAACACCAGCACAGACCGTCGCAATGGACCTGCGGACTATGCGGCAAGTCGTTCTACGCGGAGAAACACCTGGATGCCCACTTCGATAACAGACACAAGAGCAACGTTAACACG GCGGAGGATGCGGTGTGCCTGGCGGACTACTGCGACATCATGCGTTGCGACGTCCTCGGGAACCGCGACTTCGAGAGCTCGTTGGTGGACGACGAGGCGGGACATCACAGCACGGACATCCAGGTGTGGAAGGAGAACACGGAGCAACGTTCGACCTCTGTGATCGAGTGCAACCTGCGCAGCCTGTCGAGGACGTACCCGGTCGAAAAATCCTGCACGATGTCCGGCGGCGGGGCCGTCAGGAACATCCAGCAGTACTGTCACCGCGAAGACAGCGGGGCCCTCGAAAATCACCGGCTGCCAGGGACGGCGTATTACGTGGAGATCGCTGGTccggacaacaagagcaacgccTGCGAcaacgaggaggaggaggaggacgaggacgacgaagacgacgaagaGAACCTGGTCGAAGCCGCGTTACCAGCCGTCGACAAGAAACAGAGGCGCAAGAGTCTGCACCTGAGGAAGCTCAAGTCCAACTGCAAGCCTGAGGAGCTGCAGAAGCTCAAGCTGCAGTGCGAA ATACTGGTCCGCGACTGTATCGCCGGGCTTTTGACGAATCTCTCGGTGCGGGACTTTCAAGAAATCGAAG GGGAGCTAAATCGCGCGATATGCTGGTATCTCAGCTGCGACAGGTACTGGGAGGACACGAAGAGGCAACAGAGGCACACACCTTGGTACCTGCTCACTATTTTTCTGACTATTCTGTCCACGTCGATTTATGCATGCTACTATGTCATCTGGGTCCTGTTCAA CTCCGCGGACGAAGACAGGCTGGACGGAACCGGAAGTCTGGACTATCACGACGGAGATCTAGCTGCTGCTGCGTCGCTGCACGATCCGAGTGGTCCTGGGGAGGGTAGGTCGAGCGAAAGGAGAAAATGTGAACCCGGGGATGAGAAGCTGCCTGGCTCGAGCGAGGACATGCCCGACCATTACATTTACGTATCCTACCCGCCAGAGCTAAAGCGGCGATTACTGGAGAG TGATCCACCTGCTTACAGCTGCTACAACAGAACCACTCGACTCTGA
- the LOC117223716 gene encoding uncharacterized protein LOC117223716 isoform X3 gives MKTQPFHLEVLIVLLLSVIPWPGPSVFKISCPRDRASVVRRIVQKRWMPILKKYQVELPLECPFHESRDIFRPQQRAKHQHRPSQWTCGLCGKSFYAEKHLDAHFDNRHKSNVNTAEDAVCLADYCDIMRCDVLGNRDFESSLVDDEAGHHSTDIQVWKENTEQRSTSVIECNLRSLSRTYPVEKSCTMSGGGAVRNIQQYCHREDSGALENHRLPGTAYYVEIAGPDNKSNACDNEEEEEDEDDEDDEENLVEAALPAVDKKQRRKSLHLRKLKSNCKPEELQKLKLQCEILVRDCIAGLLTNLSVRDFQEIEGELNRAICWYLSCDRYWEDTKRQQRHTPWYLLTIFLTILSTSIYACYYVIWVLFNSADEDRLDGTGSLDYHDGDLAAAASLHDPSGPGEGRSSERRKCEPGDEKLPGSSEDMPDHYIYVSYPPELKRRLLESCYNRTTRL, from the exons ATGAAGACCCAACCCTTTCATCTCGAG GTATTGATAGTGTTACTCTTGTCCGTAATCCCCTGGCCAGGACCCAGCGTCTTTAAAATATCATGCCCCCGCGATCGAGCGTCCGTGGTGAGAAGGATAGTCCAGAAG AGATGGATGCCCATCCTGAAGAAGTATCAGGTAGAGCTGCCGCTCGAGTGCCCGTTCCACGAGAGCCGAGACATTTTCCGGCCGCAGCAGAGGGCCAAACACCAGCACAGACCGTCGCAATGGACCTGCGGACTATGCGGCAAGTCGTTCTACGCGGAGAAACACCTGGATGCCCACTTCGATAACAGACACAAGAGCAACGTTAACACG GCGGAGGATGCGGTGTGCCTGGCGGACTACTGCGACATCATGCGTTGCGACGTCCTCGGGAACCGCGACTTCGAGAGCTCGTTGGTGGACGACGAGGCGGGACATCACAGCACGGACATCCAGGTGTGGAAGGAGAACACGGAGCAACGTTCGACCTCTGTGATCGAGTGCAACCTGCGCAGCCTGTCGAGGACGTACCCGGTCGAAAAATCCTGCACGATGTCCGGCGGCGGGGCCGTCAGGAACATCCAGCAGTACTGTCACCGCGAAGACAGCGGGGCCCTCGAAAATCACCGGCTGCCAGGGACGGCGTATTACGTGGAGATCGCTGGTccggacaacaagagcaacgccTGCGAcaacgaggaggaggaggaggacgaggacgacgaagacgacgaagaGAACCTGGTCGAAGCCGCGTTACCAGCCGTCGACAAGAAACAGAGGCGCAAGAGTCTGCACCTGAGGAAGCTCAAGTCCAACTGCAAGCCTGAGGAGCTGCAGAAGCTCAAGCTGCAGTGCGAA ATACTGGTCCGCGACTGTATCGCCGGGCTTTTGACGAATCTCTCGGTGCGGGACTTTCAAGAAATCGAAG GGGAGCTAAATCGCGCGATATGCTGGTATCTCAGCTGCGACAGGTACTGGGAGGACACGAAGAGGCAACAGAGGCACACACCTTGGTACCTGCTCACTATTTTTCTGACTATTCTGTCCACGTCGATTTATGCATGCTACTATGTCATCTGGGTCCTGTTCAA CTCCGCGGACGAAGACAGGCTGGACGGAACCGGAAGTCTGGACTATCACGACGGAGATCTAGCTGCTGCTGCGTCGCTGCACGATCCGAGTGGTCCTGGGGAGGGTAGGTCGAGCGAAAGGAGAAAATGTGAACCCGGGGATGAGAAGCTGCCTGGCTCGAGCGAGGACATGCCCGACCATTACATTTACGTATCCTACCCGCCAGAGCTAAAGCGGCGATTACTGGAGAG CTGCTACAACAGAACCACTCGACTCTGA
- the LOC117223716 gene encoding uncharacterized protein LOC117223716 isoform X2, which produces MTKVIRVLIVLLLSVIPWPGPSVFKISCPRDRASVVRRIVQKRWMPILKKYQVELPLECPFHESRDIFRPQQRAKHQHRPSQWTCGLCGKSFYAEKHLDAHFDNRHKSNVNTAEDAVCLADYCDIMRCDVLGNRDFESSLVDDEAGHHSTDIQVWKENTEQRSTSVIECNLRSLSRTYPVEKSCTMSGGGAVRNIQQYCHREDSGALENHRLPGTAYYVEIAGPDNKSNACDNEEEEEDEDDEDDEENLVEAALPAVDKKQRRKSLHLRKLKSNCKPEELQKLKLQCEILVRDCIAGLLTNLSVRDFQEIEGELNRAICWYLSCDRYWEDTKRQQRHTPWYLLTIFLTILSTSIYACYYVIWVLFNSADEDRLDGTGSLDYHDGDLAAAASLHDPSGPGEGRSSERRKCEPGDEKLPGSSEDMPDHYIYVSYPPELKRRLLESDPPAYSCYNRTTRL; this is translated from the exons ATGACGAAAGTAATCCGA GTATTGATAGTGTTACTCTTGTCCGTAATCCCCTGGCCAGGACCCAGCGTCTTTAAAATATCATGCCCCCGCGATCGAGCGTCCGTGGTGAGAAGGATAGTCCAGAAG AGATGGATGCCCATCCTGAAGAAGTATCAGGTAGAGCTGCCGCTCGAGTGCCCGTTCCACGAGAGCCGAGACATTTTCCGGCCGCAGCAGAGGGCCAAACACCAGCACAGACCGTCGCAATGGACCTGCGGACTATGCGGCAAGTCGTTCTACGCGGAGAAACACCTGGATGCCCACTTCGATAACAGACACAAGAGCAACGTTAACACG GCGGAGGATGCGGTGTGCCTGGCGGACTACTGCGACATCATGCGTTGCGACGTCCTCGGGAACCGCGACTTCGAGAGCTCGTTGGTGGACGACGAGGCGGGACATCACAGCACGGACATCCAGGTGTGGAAGGAGAACACGGAGCAACGTTCGACCTCTGTGATCGAGTGCAACCTGCGCAGCCTGTCGAGGACGTACCCGGTCGAAAAATCCTGCACGATGTCCGGCGGCGGGGCCGTCAGGAACATCCAGCAGTACTGTCACCGCGAAGACAGCGGGGCCCTCGAAAATCACCGGCTGCCAGGGACGGCGTATTACGTGGAGATCGCTGGTccggacaacaagagcaacgccTGCGAcaacgaggaggaggaggaggacgaggacgacgaagacgacgaagaGAACCTGGTCGAAGCCGCGTTACCAGCCGTCGACAAGAAACAGAGGCGCAAGAGTCTGCACCTGAGGAAGCTCAAGTCCAACTGCAAGCCTGAGGAGCTGCAGAAGCTCAAGCTGCAGTGCGAA ATACTGGTCCGCGACTGTATCGCCGGGCTTTTGACGAATCTCTCGGTGCGGGACTTTCAAGAAATCGAAG GGGAGCTAAATCGCGCGATATGCTGGTATCTCAGCTGCGACAGGTACTGGGAGGACACGAAGAGGCAACAGAGGCACACACCTTGGTACCTGCTCACTATTTTTCTGACTATTCTGTCCACGTCGATTTATGCATGCTACTATGTCATCTGGGTCCTGTTCAA CTCCGCGGACGAAGACAGGCTGGACGGAACCGGAAGTCTGGACTATCACGACGGAGATCTAGCTGCTGCTGCGTCGCTGCACGATCCGAGTGGTCCTGGGGAGGGTAGGTCGAGCGAAAGGAGAAAATGTGAACCCGGGGATGAGAAGCTGCCTGGCTCGAGCGAGGACATGCCCGACCATTACATTTACGTATCCTACCCGCCAGAGCTAAAGCGGCGATTACTGGAGAG TGATCCACCTGCTTACAGCTGCTACAACAGAACCACTCGACTCTGA
- the LOC117223716 gene encoding uncharacterized protein LOC117223716 isoform X5, with product MPILKKYQVELPLECPFHESRDIFRPQQRAKHQHRPSQWTCGLCGKSFYAEKHLDAHFDNRHKSNVNTAEDAVCLADYCDIMRCDVLGNRDFESSLVDDEAGHHSTDIQVWKENTEQRSTSVIECNLRSLSRTYPVEKSCTMSGGGAVRNIQQYCHREDSGALENHRLPGTAYYVEIAGPDNKSNACDNEEEEEDEDDEDDEENLVEAALPAVDKKQRRKSLHLRKLKSNCKPEELQKLKLQCEILVRDCIAGLLTNLSVRDFQEIEGELNRAICWYLSCDRYWEDTKRQQRHTPWYLLTIFLTILSTSIYACYYVIWVLFNSADEDRLDGTGSLDYHDGDLAAAASLHDPSGPGEGRSSERRKCEPGDEKLPGSSEDMPDHYIYVSYPPELKRRLLESDPPAYSCYNRTTRL from the exons ATGCCCATCCTGAAGAAGTATCAGGTAGAGCTGCCGCTCGAGTGCCCGTTCCACGAGAGCCGAGACATTTTCCGGCCGCAGCAGAGGGCCAAACACCAGCACAGACCGTCGCAATGGACCTGCGGACTATGCGGCAAGTCGTTCTACGCGGAGAAACACCTGGATGCCCACTTCGATAACAGACACAAGAGCAACGTTAACACG GCGGAGGATGCGGTGTGCCTGGCGGACTACTGCGACATCATGCGTTGCGACGTCCTCGGGAACCGCGACTTCGAGAGCTCGTTGGTGGACGACGAGGCGGGACATCACAGCACGGACATCCAGGTGTGGAAGGAGAACACGGAGCAACGTTCGACCTCTGTGATCGAGTGCAACCTGCGCAGCCTGTCGAGGACGTACCCGGTCGAAAAATCCTGCACGATGTCCGGCGGCGGGGCCGTCAGGAACATCCAGCAGTACTGTCACCGCGAAGACAGCGGGGCCCTCGAAAATCACCGGCTGCCAGGGACGGCGTATTACGTGGAGATCGCTGGTccggacaacaagagcaacgccTGCGAcaacgaggaggaggaggaggacgaggacgacgaagacgacgaagaGAACCTGGTCGAAGCCGCGTTACCAGCCGTCGACAAGAAACAGAGGCGCAAGAGTCTGCACCTGAGGAAGCTCAAGTCCAACTGCAAGCCTGAGGAGCTGCAGAAGCTCAAGCTGCAGTGCGAA ATACTGGTCCGCGACTGTATCGCCGGGCTTTTGACGAATCTCTCGGTGCGGGACTTTCAAGAAATCGAAG GGGAGCTAAATCGCGCGATATGCTGGTATCTCAGCTGCGACAGGTACTGGGAGGACACGAAGAGGCAACAGAGGCACACACCTTGGTACCTGCTCACTATTTTTCTGACTATTCTGTCCACGTCGATTTATGCATGCTACTATGTCATCTGGGTCCTGTTCAA CTCCGCGGACGAAGACAGGCTGGACGGAACCGGAAGTCTGGACTATCACGACGGAGATCTAGCTGCTGCTGCGTCGCTGCACGATCCGAGTGGTCCTGGGGAGGGTAGGTCGAGCGAAAGGAGAAAATGTGAACCCGGGGATGAGAAGCTGCCTGGCTCGAGCGAGGACATGCCCGACCATTACATTTACGTATCCTACCCGCCAGAGCTAAAGCGGCGATTACTGGAGAG TGATCCACCTGCTTACAGCTGCTACAACAGAACCACTCGACTCTGA
- the CarT gene encoding carcinine transporter isoform X1, which yields MEHLDDYQAAETANDKQTTNADDEDGFDLDDLLPIVGEFGLYQKKLLWLVCLPACLPCGFCAFNQLFMANTPPHWCRVPGLESLDVSRRRRLAIPTSQDDNETYSQCTRYDIDWTKENISITTEPSSMPNSSWPVVPCDHGWEYDMSEITSSIVIDFDLVCDHAIYPTIGLVALNTGGPIGVYLFGTLNDRIGRRLSFFTCLATLITGGFLTSISNSFWTWAATRVVVGLTIPAIYQIPFIISLELVGPNYRSFVTVMTCSFYTMGLCMLAGLTYLIRDWRTLAITTSAPFLMYILYWWFLPESPRWLLAKGRLVEANAILETLAKVNGKELPASFTQKLRQRMMMSRSKSEEERLRSGPGVLSLFKTPNMRLKTCLITLNWFANNMVYVGLSYYGPALGNEEHLSFFFSSLAEIPSYMACWVVMDRWGRRWPLCLCMVVAGVSCIATVLLSSDAVAVTLILFLLSKSAISASFLIIYPFAGELYPTQLRGVAIGFSAYISGLGLIIIPFVTYLGKENLVLPLVILGCVSVIGGLSGLRLPETLHHRLPQTVEEGELFGKDWTCADCIRCVPIKPSSAAASYEDLSARETVEMHEVPEPPIAIPQRLLEEQQRPSNASVRRLVRQSSMMETQRDSDGSIKMTYWF from the exons ATGGAGCATCTGGATGATTATCAAGCCGCCGAGACCGCCAATGACAAGCAAACGACGAACGCCGACGATGAA GACGGTTTCGACCTCGACGACCTCCTGCCGATCGTCGGCGAGTTCGGCCTTTACCAGAAGAAGCTTCTCTGGCTGGTGTGCCTCCCGGCGTGCCTGCCGTGCGGATTTTGCGCCTTCAACCAGCTGTTCATGGCCAACACGCCGCCCCATTGGTGCAGGGTACCGGGATTGGAGAGCCTAGACGTCTCCCGTAGAAGAAGACTCGCGATTCCGACCAGTCAG GACGACAACGAAACCTACAGCCAGTGCACACGATACGATATCGATTGGACAAAGGAAAACATATCGATCACGACGGAACCGTCGTCGATGCCGAACTCGTCGTGGCCGGTCGTCCCCTGCGATCATGGCTGGGAGTACGACATGTCGGAGATAACGTCCTCCATTGTGATCGAC TTCGATCTGGTCTGCGATCATGCGATCTACCCGACGATCGGCCTGGTCGCCTTGAACACAGGTGGTCCTATAGGCGTGTACCTGTTCGGCACCCTGAACGACAG AATCGGCAGGAGGCTGTCCTTCTTCACCTGTCTGGCGACGCTGATCACAGGTGGCTTTCTAACGTCGATATCGAACAGCTTCTGGACATGGGCGGCAACGCGTGTGGTCGTGGGCCTGACCATACCGGCCATTTATCAGATACCCTTCATCATAT CTCTGGAGCTGGTCGGGCCGAACTATCGGTCGTTCGTGACGGTGATGACTTGCAGCTTCTACACAATGGGTTTGTGTATGCTAGCCGGCCTGACCTATTTGATAAGAGACTGGCGAACGTTAGCCATAACCACCAGCGCGCCTTTCCTCATGTACATTCTCTACTGGTG GTTCCTGCCGGAGTCTCCGAGATGGTTGCTGGCGAAAGGTCGTCTGGTAGAAGCGAACGCCATCCTCGAGACGCTGGCCAAGGTTAACGGGAAAGAGCTGCCCGCCTCTTTCACCCAGAAACTTCGCCAGAGGATGATGATGTCGCGGTCGAAGAGCGAGGAGGAGCGACTGCGCAGCGGACCAGGTGTTCTATCGCTGTTCAAGACCCCAAACATGCGCCTGAAGACCTGTCTGATTACCCTAAATTG GTTCGCCAATAACATGGTGTACGTTGGACTCTCTTATTACGGGCCTGCGTTGGGGAACGAGGAGCATCTCAGCTTCTTCTTCTCGTCCCTCGCGGAAATTCCCAGCTACATGGCCTGCTGGGTGGTGATGGACCGGTGGGGTCGCCGATGGCCCCTCTGCCTCTGCATGGTCGTTGCCGGGGTCTCTTGCATCGCCACTGTTCTCCTCTCGTCCG ACGCTGTAGCGGTCACGCTGATTCTGTTCCTGTTGTCGAAATCTGCGATATCGGCCTCCTTCCTAATAATATATCCGTTCGCTGGTGAACTTTACCCGACGCAACTGCGCGGCGTAGCGATCGGTTTCTCGGCATACATCAGTGGTCTCGGACTTATCATCATTCCTTTTGTTACTTATCTG GGTAAAGAGAACTTGGTTTTGCCCCTCGTGATACTGGGATGCGTCTCGGTGATCGGTGGACTGTCTGGTCTGCGATTGCCCGAGACGTTGCATCATCGGTTGCCCCAGACCGTCGAGGAGGGCGAGCTGTTTGGAAAGGATTGGACCTGCGCCGATTGCATCCGTTGCGTTCCAATAAA ACCCTCGTCCGCCGCAGCGTCCTACGAGGATCTGTCAGCCAGGGAGACGGTGGAGATGCACGAGGTGCCTGAACCGCCGATCGCCATACCTCAGAGGCTGCTAGAGGAGCAGCAGAGACCGAGCAACGCGAGCGTGCGCCGATTGgttcgccagtccagcatgatGGAAACGCAGCGGGACTCTGACGGGTCCATTAAGATGACTTACTGGTTCTAG
- the CarT gene encoding carcinine transporter isoform X2 → MEHLDDYQAAETANDKQTTNADDEDGFDLDDLLPIVGEFGLYQKKLLWLVCLPACLPCGFCAFNQLFMANTPPHWCRVPGLESLDVSRRRRLAIPTSQDDNETYSQCTRYDIDWTKENISITTEPSSMPNSSWPVVPCDHGWEYDMSEITSSIVIDFDLVCDHAIYPTIGLVALNTGGPIGVYLFGTLNDRIGRRLSFFTCLATLITGGFLTSISNSFWTWAATRVVVGLTIPAIYQIPFIISLELVGPNYRSFVTVMTCSFYTMGLCMLAGLTYLIRDWRTLAITTSAPFLMYILYWWFLPESPRWLLAKGRLVEANAILETLAKVNGKELPASFTQKLRQRMMMSRSKSEEERLRSGPGVLSLFKTPNMRLKTCLITLNWFANNMVYVGLSYYGPALGNEEHLSFFFSSLAEIPSYMACWVVMDRWGRRWPLCLCMVVAGVSCIATVLLSSDAVAVTLILFLLSKSAISASFLIIYPFAGELYPTQLRGVAIGFSAYISGLGLIIIPFVTYLTLVRRSVLRGSVSQGDGGDARGA, encoded by the exons ATGGAGCATCTGGATGATTATCAAGCCGCCGAGACCGCCAATGACAAGCAAACGACGAACGCCGACGATGAA GACGGTTTCGACCTCGACGACCTCCTGCCGATCGTCGGCGAGTTCGGCCTTTACCAGAAGAAGCTTCTCTGGCTGGTGTGCCTCCCGGCGTGCCTGCCGTGCGGATTTTGCGCCTTCAACCAGCTGTTCATGGCCAACACGCCGCCCCATTGGTGCAGGGTACCGGGATTGGAGAGCCTAGACGTCTCCCGTAGAAGAAGACTCGCGATTCCGACCAGTCAG GACGACAACGAAACCTACAGCCAGTGCACACGATACGATATCGATTGGACAAAGGAAAACATATCGATCACGACGGAACCGTCGTCGATGCCGAACTCGTCGTGGCCGGTCGTCCCCTGCGATCATGGCTGGGAGTACGACATGTCGGAGATAACGTCCTCCATTGTGATCGAC TTCGATCTGGTCTGCGATCATGCGATCTACCCGACGATCGGCCTGGTCGCCTTGAACACAGGTGGTCCTATAGGCGTGTACCTGTTCGGCACCCTGAACGACAG AATCGGCAGGAGGCTGTCCTTCTTCACCTGTCTGGCGACGCTGATCACAGGTGGCTTTCTAACGTCGATATCGAACAGCTTCTGGACATGGGCGGCAACGCGTGTGGTCGTGGGCCTGACCATACCGGCCATTTATCAGATACCCTTCATCATAT CTCTGGAGCTGGTCGGGCCGAACTATCGGTCGTTCGTGACGGTGATGACTTGCAGCTTCTACACAATGGGTTTGTGTATGCTAGCCGGCCTGACCTATTTGATAAGAGACTGGCGAACGTTAGCCATAACCACCAGCGCGCCTTTCCTCATGTACATTCTCTACTGGTG GTTCCTGCCGGAGTCTCCGAGATGGTTGCTGGCGAAAGGTCGTCTGGTAGAAGCGAACGCCATCCTCGAGACGCTGGCCAAGGTTAACGGGAAAGAGCTGCCCGCCTCTTTCACCCAGAAACTTCGCCAGAGGATGATGATGTCGCGGTCGAAGAGCGAGGAGGAGCGACTGCGCAGCGGACCAGGTGTTCTATCGCTGTTCAAGACCCCAAACATGCGCCTGAAGACCTGTCTGATTACCCTAAATTG GTTCGCCAATAACATGGTGTACGTTGGACTCTCTTATTACGGGCCTGCGTTGGGGAACGAGGAGCATCTCAGCTTCTTCTTCTCGTCCCTCGCGGAAATTCCCAGCTACATGGCCTGCTGGGTGGTGATGGACCGGTGGGGTCGCCGATGGCCCCTCTGCCTCTGCATGGTCGTTGCCGGGGTCTCTTGCATCGCCACTGTTCTCCTCTCGTCCG ACGCTGTAGCGGTCACGCTGATTCTGTTCCTGTTGTCGAAATCTGCGATATCGGCCTCCTTCCTAATAATATATCCGTTCGCTGGTGAACTTTACCCGACGCAACTGCGCGGCGTAGCGATCGGTTTCTCGGCATACATCAGTGGTCTCGGACTTATCATCATTCCTTTTGTTACTTATCTG ACCCTCGTCCGCCGCAGCGTCCTACGAGGATCTGTCAGCCAGGGAGACGGTGGAGATGCACGAGGTGCCTGA